The following coding sequences lie in one Bacillota bacterium genomic window:
- a CDS encoding ArgE/DapE family deacylase — MAATIRDEKVLRCLREMIQIPSVNPSLVPGGAGEREMAHYLFHECRALGLETCVEGPPDRPNVVAVLKGTGKGRSLMLCGHMDTVGVDGMEIDPFNASCCDGKVYGRGAVDMKGGLASIMGAIDALVNSGFQPRGDVVVAGVADEEYASEGMEDLVKRHRADAAIVAEPSGLDIIIAHKGFAWFNVEVLGRRAHGSDYTSGIDAISRAGHVLRAFEDLGQGLLDRPHPLVGPPSIHASIIKGGRELSTYPDHCHVEFERRTVPGETREDIEAEVAQVLSGLEGQGVKTAREVFFFRPGLEVSPGEPIIRSLQGASSSLGREPRLVGQAGWMDTAILARSGIPSVLFGPGGEGLHASVEWVDFAQVLEAARVLAGAVKDFCGG, encoded by the coding sequence ATGGCAGCAACCATCAGGGATGAGAAAGTCCTTCGTTGCCTTCGCGAGATGATCCAGATCCCATCAGTGAACCCAAGCCTGGTTCCCGGCGGTGCCGGCGAAAGGGAGATGGCCCATTACCTCTTCCATGAATGCAGGGCTCTGGGCCTGGAGACCTGCGTGGAGGGCCCCCCGGACCGCCCCAACGTGGTAGCTGTTCTGAAGGGCACTGGAAAGGGCAGGTCCTTGATGCTCTGCGGCCACATGGACACGGTGGGGGTCGATGGGATGGAGATCGATCCCTTCAACGCTTCATGCTGTGATGGCAAGGTCTACGGTAGGGGCGCGGTGGACATGAAGGGCGGCCTTGCGTCCATCATGGGCGCCATTGACGCCTTGGTGAATTCGGGCTTCCAGCCTAGAGGTGATGTGGTTGTGGCCGGTGTGGCGGATGAGGAGTATGCCAGTGAAGGCATGGAGGACTTGGTCAAGCGGCACAGGGCAGACGCGGCCATCGTGGCTGAGCCCTCAGGCCTGGATATCATCATAGCCCACAAGGGCTTTGCGTGGTTCAACGTGGAGGTGCTGGGCAGGAGGGCCCATGGCAGCGACTACACCAGCGGGATTGACGCCATTTCCAGGGCCGGCCACGTCCTGAGGGCCTTTGAGGACCTAGGGCAAGGCCTACTTGATAGGCCCCACCCACTTGTCGGGCCCCCTTCCATACATGCCTCCATCATCAAGGGTGGCCGCGAGCTCAGCACCTACCCCGACCATTGCCATGTAGAGTTCGAAAGGAGGACCGTTCCTGGTGAGACCCGAGAAGACATCGAGGCCGAGGTGGCACAGGTGCTCTCGGGGCTGGAAGGGCAGGGTGTGAAGACGGCCCGAGAAGTGTTCTTTTTCAGGCCCGGGCTGGAGGTATCTCCAGGGGAGCCCATCATCCGCAGCCTTCAAGGGGCCTCCAGCTCGCTGGGCAGGGAGCCCAGGCTGGTGGGCCAAGCAGGTTGGATGGATACCGCCATCCTGGCCCGGTCTGGAATCCCATCTGTTCTCTTTGGCCCCGGGGGGGAGGGGCTTCACGCCTCCGTGGAGTGGGTGGACTTCGCCCAGGTCCTTGAGGCTGCCCGGGTTCTGGCCGGGGCTGTGAAGGACTTCTGCGGGGGCTGA
- the secA gene encoding preprotein translocase subunit SecA: MLRLLANLVTGNQNEREMRRLRGMAEAINALEDPVSRLSEAELQAKTAEFRGRLERGETLEGILNEAFAVVREVAKRTLSMRHFDVQLMGGIVLHEGNIAEMKTGEGKTLVATLPAYLNALPGEGVHIVTVNDYLARRDAEWMGAIYSFLGLDVGVVVHGLDYKERKNAYLGGVTYGTNNQFGFDYLRDNMALHISQVVQGPLNYAIVDEVDSILIDEARTPLIISGPSAKPPDYYYRCDKTVRQLREGRDYEVDEKGRAVPLTEEGQRRIEQYLGMPGLYGSDEAVEEADGVEQDKVSFQTCISNALRAHCLMKRDRDYVVKDGQVIIVDEFTGRLMFGRRYSNGLHQAIEAKEGVKIEQETQTVATITFQNYFRMYRKLAGMTGTAVTEEEELRQIYGLDVAVIPPNKPLNRAGYPDVVFPAERAKFRAVVEEICERHEKGQPVLVGTVSIEKSEILSDMLKKRGVPHQVLNAKHHEKEAEIIKNAGQAGTVTIATNMAGRGTDIVLGEGVTGLGGLHIIGTERHEARRIDDQLRGRSGRQGDPGSSRFYISLEDDLMRLFGSDLIQGLFDRLNIDENEPIEHSLLTRAIERAQKRVESRNFDIRKRVLEYDNVMNRQREVIYEQRRQVLHGENLKDRMIAMMDVVIKESLDNYAGGHVHHEDWDLAGLARAVEATFPRDTRLDPSILGGLGRDRLVGVIKDWAVAAYDKKEAEIGPETMRELERQVTLRVVDSKWMDHLDAMDDLREGISLRAYGHKDPFLEYQIEAHATFEEMIRSIQVTVVTLLFRARLTSQPQAPRPMMEGGRGDSRPQPKRASGPSTGRNAPCPCGSGKKYKKCCGKTA, translated from the coding sequence GTGCTTCGACTGCTCGCTAACCTGGTGACTGGAAACCAGAACGAAAGAGAGATGCGGCGCTTGCGCGGGATGGCAGAGGCCATCAACGCCCTGGAGGATCCCGTCTCCCGGCTTTCCGAAGCGGAGTTGCAGGCTAAGACAGCCGAGTTCCGCGGGCGCCTGGAGCGGGGAGAAACGCTGGAGGGGATCCTCAACGAGGCCTTTGCCGTGGTGCGTGAGGTTGCCAAGCGCACCCTTAGCATGCGCCATTTTGACGTGCAGCTCATGGGCGGCATCGTGCTTCACGAAGGCAACATAGCCGAAATGAAGACCGGAGAGGGTAAGACCCTAGTGGCCACGCTGCCTGCCTATCTCAACGCACTCCCCGGCGAGGGTGTTCACATTGTGACCGTCAACGACTACCTGGCACGCAGGGATGCCGAGTGGATGGGAGCCATCTACTCCTTCCTTGGTCTAGACGTTGGCGTGGTCGTCCACGGCCTGGACTACAAGGAACGCAAGAACGCCTATCTTGGGGGCGTAACCTACGGTACCAACAACCAGTTCGGCTTTGACTACCTCAGGGATAACATGGCGCTCCACATCAGCCAGGTGGTCCAGGGCCCCTTGAACTATGCCATCGTGGACGAGGTGGACAGCATCCTCATTGACGAGGCTCGAACACCGCTCATCATATCAGGACCCAGCGCCAAACCGCCAGACTACTACTACAGGTGCGATAAGACGGTTCGCCAGCTTCGAGAGGGCAGGGACTACGAGGTGGACGAGAAGGGGCGGGCTGTTCCCCTTACCGAGGAAGGCCAGCGCAGGATCGAGCAGTACCTGGGGATGCCTGGACTCTACGGCAGTGACGAGGCCGTGGAAGAGGCTGACGGGGTTGAACAGGACAAGGTGAGCTTCCAGACTTGCATCTCCAACGCCCTCAGGGCTCACTGCCTCATGAAGCGGGACAGGGACTACGTGGTCAAGGACGGCCAGGTCATCATCGTGGACGAGTTCACCGGCAGGCTCATGTTCGGCCGCAGGTACTCCAACGGCCTGCACCAGGCCATCGAGGCCAAGGAAGGCGTGAAGATCGAGCAGGAGACCCAGACTGTGGCCACAATTACCTTCCAGAACTACTTCCGGATGTACCGGAAGCTGGCAGGGATGACGGGTACCGCGGTTACCGAGGAAGAGGAACTCCGGCAGATATATGGGTTAGACGTGGCGGTTATCCCCCCCAACAAGCCACTTAACAGGGCAGGGTACCCAGATGTAGTCTTCCCTGCGGAGAGGGCCAAGTTCAGGGCGGTCGTCGAGGAGATCTGCGAGCGTCACGAAAAAGGCCAGCCAGTGCTGGTGGGCACCGTGTCCATCGAGAAGTCCGAGATCCTCAGTGACATGCTTAAGAAACGGGGAGTGCCACACCAGGTTCTCAACGCCAAGCACCACGAGAAAGAGGCGGAGATCATCAAGAACGCCGGCCAGGCCGGCACGGTCACCATAGCCACAAACATGGCTGGCCGTGGAACAGACATAGTCCTCGGCGAAGGCGTAACCGGACTCGGAGGCCTCCACATCATAGGTACCGAGCGGCACGAGGCCAGGCGCATTGATGACCAGCTTAGGGGGCGTTCTGGGCGCCAGGGGGACCCCGGCTCCAGCCGCTTTTACATATCCTTGGAAGATGACCTCATGAGGCTCTTTGGGTCTGATCTGATCCAGGGTCTTTTCGACCGCCTCAACATAGACGAGAACGAGCCCATAGAACACTCCCTCCTCACCCGGGCCATCGAGAGGGCTCAAAAGAGGGTGGAATCAAGGAACTTCGACATCCGCAAGCGGGTCCTGGAGTATGATAACGTCATGAACCGGCAGCGTGAGGTCATCTACGAGCAGCGCCGCCAGGTGCTTCACGGGGAGAACCTCAAGGACAGGATGATCGCCATGATGGACGTGGTCATCAAAGAAAGCCTGGACAACTACGCTGGCGGTCACGTACACCACGAAGACTGGGACCTTGCGGGCCTGGCCCGAGCGGTAGAGGCCACGTTCCCCCGGGACACCCGCCTGGACCCCTCCATCCTGGGGGGGTTGGGCAGGGATCGCCTGGTGGGCGTGATAAAGGATTGGGCCGTTGCCGCTTACGACAAGAAGGAAGCGGAGATAGGCCCAGAGACCATGAGGGAACTGGAGCGCCAGGTGACCCTGAGGGTGGTGGACTCCAAGTGGATGGACCACCTGGATGCCATGGACGATCTCAGGGAGGGCATCAGCCTCAGGGCCTACGGGCACAAGGACCCGTTCCTGGAGTACCAGATCGAAGCCCACGCTACCTTTGAGGAGATGATCAGGAGCATACAGGTCACGGTAGTGACCCTCCTGTTCAGGGCCCGCCTCACATCACAGCCCCAGGCGCCCCGGCCCATGATGGAGGGGGGCAGGGGGGATTCCAGGCCCCAGCCCAAGAGGGCTTCTGGCCCCTCAACCGGGCGCAATGCCCCCTGCCCCTGCGGCAGTGGGAAGAAGTACAAGAAGTGCTGTGGCAAAACGGCATAG
- a CDS encoding amidohydrolase family protein produces the protein MELDLRGFPAVDAHCHLFQVEPRDVDVAKTLSLSLEDMPRDQLENTLVYKAYLKEMARFLGTSGSPAEIMGARATRANGDYQRFVQDLFLDGGIEHLVVDLGYKPASVSLEAFEALVPAGISYVFRIEGVLDEGWNERKGFEETERALLDALEEARHQGVVAVKTIIGYRTGVGVRRTTRGEAKEAYDAGQPKPYRDYFFCLTLGKCLEYGLPLQVHASFGESNIDLLQNNPLLLKEVLDDPEFKKATIVMVHGGYPYSFEAGYLLAMYPNLYLDVSEMIPFVPLGAGRGIASLMDMAPLGKVMYGSDGFIIPDLHWYAAVTARRCLGRVLGEIVERGLLEEDEALAVARDVMAGTARRVFGLKDSKP, from the coding sequence ATGGAACTGGACCTTAGGGGCTTCCCCGCGGTGGACGCCCACTGCCATCTCTTCCAGGTGGAACCTCGGGATGTGGATGTGGCCAAGACGCTGTCCCTCAGCCTTGAGGACATGCCCAGGGACCAGCTCGAGAACACCCTTGTCTACAAGGCCTATCTGAAAGAGATGGCCAGGTTCCTCGGGACCAGCGGATCCCCTGCGGAGATCATGGGGGCCCGGGCAACGAGGGCCAACGGCGACTACCAGCGTTTCGTCCAGGACCTCTTCCTGGACGGCGGCATCGAACACCTGGTGGTTGACCTCGGCTACAAGCCTGCCTCTGTGAGCCTTGAGGCCTTCGAGGCCCTGGTCCCGGCAGGGATTAGTTATGTTTTCCGTATCGAAGGGGTGCTGGACGAAGGCTGGAATGAACGCAAGGGTTTCGAGGAGACGGAACGCGCACTCCTGGATGCCCTGGAGGAGGCAAGGCATCAGGGTGTTGTGGCGGTAAAGACCATAATCGGCTACCGTACGGGTGTTGGAGTAAGGCGGACAACGCGCGGGGAGGCCAAGGAGGCCTACGATGCGGGACAGCCCAAGCCCTATCGTGACTACTTTTTCTGTCTCACGCTGGGAAAGTGCCTGGAGTATGGGCTGCCCCTCCAGGTTCACGCGTCCTTCGGCGAATCCAATATAGACCTCCTGCAGAATAACCCGCTCCTCCTGAAGGAGGTCCTTGACGACCCCGAGTTCAAGAAGGCCACCATAGTGATGGTGCACGGGGGCTATCCCTATAGCTTCGAGGCTGGCTATCTCCTGGCCATGTACCCCAATCTCTACCTGGACGTATCTGAGATGATACCCTTTGTCCCCCTGGGAGCTGGCAGGGGCATTGCCTCGCTAATGGACATGGCTCCCCTGGGCAAGGTGATGTATGGCTCAGACGGCTTCATCATCCCAGACCTGCACTGGTACGCTGCCGTGACCGCTAGGCGGTGCCTGGGGCGGGTCCTCGGGGAGATAGTAGAACGGGGCCTCCTGGAGGAGGATGAGGCGCTCGCAGTGGCCAGGGATGTAATGGCTGGCACTGCGCGTAGGGTATTTGGGCTTAAGGACAGCAAACCCTGA
- a CDS encoding amino acid permease, translated as MSQSEPQILETQPLVRALGLREIWAIGVGAVVGDGIFMLMGAAAQMAGPMALISYLAAGLFLFCIMISHGEMAVGMPDAGSFWVWNRRLMGDLAGFISGVSYAAGWVIAGGSVGLAIGFISHWFIPLSSTPETSYVLWSLIWVTVFAIVNYMGVIMAARTQLIMVLVLVAIMAVFALVGLFGGRFDSANYVPFNPGGWGMFFPALAYGTYAYMGACTLATAGSEAKNPSDLPRGLMYASITFLVVYTLAMAAMFGLASYEQMSVVESPFTTAAEVAFGPAAATILNIAAWLAAATCLIGGTMYAAPRLLYSMGRSHILPQVFSHVNQHRVPGFATILVWVISVILVLVGSRNPDIVYVTLSLLLVFCWAVTWTLNMISSVLYRSRYPKEIQGLPWKQPLYPLFPIIGFVGVGIIMYGTFKGAEVAILYGLIFVAALAVYYHAYGKQHVDKAPEY; from the coding sequence ATGTCCCAAAGCGAACCTCAGATCCTGGAAACCCAACCTCTTGTCAGGGCACTTGGCCTGAGAGAGATCTGGGCAATCGGTGTTGGAGCCGTTGTAGGGGACGGCATCTTCATGCTAATGGGCGCTGCAGCTCAGATGGCTGGGCCCATGGCCCTAATTTCCTACTTAGCCGCCGGGCTATTCCTCTTCTGCATAATGATTTCCCATGGTGAGATGGCAGTGGGAATGCCTGACGCAGGCTCGTTTTGGGTGTGGAACAGGCGACTCATGGGCGACCTCGCTGGCTTCATCTCAGGGGTGAGCTACGCCGCCGGCTGGGTGATCGCCGGTGGATCAGTTGGGCTTGCCATCGGCTTCATAAGCCACTGGTTCATCCCCCTGAGCAGCACTCCGGAAACCTCCTACGTGCTATGGTCTCTTATCTGGGTGACAGTCTTCGCCATCGTGAACTACATGGGTGTCATCATGGCCGCAAGAACGCAGCTCATCATGGTTCTCGTTCTCGTGGCCATCATGGCAGTCTTCGCCTTGGTGGGGCTCTTCGGGGGACGCTTCGACTCCGCCAACTACGTACCCTTCAACCCCGGCGGCTGGGGCATGTTCTTCCCGGCCCTGGCCTATGGGACCTACGCCTACATGGGAGCATGTACACTGGCCACTGCCGGCAGTGAGGCCAAGAACCCCAGCGACCTCCCCAGGGGGCTGATGTATGCCTCCATCACATTCCTGGTGGTATACACACTGGCTATGGCCGCCATGTTCGGCCTGGCGTCCTACGAGCAGATGAGTGTTGTGGAGTCCCCCTTCACGACGGCAGCTGAGGTGGCCTTTGGCCCTGCAGCAGCCACCATATTGAACATAGCCGCTTGGCTGGCCGCGGCCACCTGCCTGATTGGAGGCACGATGTACGCCGCCCCGCGTCTCCTTTACTCCATGGGGCGCAGCCATATCCTGCCCCAGGTGTTTTCCCACGTCAACCAGCACAGGGTACCAGGTTTCGCAACAATACTGGTATGGGTGATCAGCGTGATACTGGTGCTAGTGGGGTCCAGGAACCCAGACATCGTCTACGTCACGCTCTCGCTCCTCCTGGTGTTCTGCTGGGCCGTCACCTGGACACTAAACATGATCTCATCAGTCCTGTACCGTTCACGCTACCCCAAGGAGATCCAGGGACTGCCATGGAAGCAGCCACTATACCCGCTCTTCCCCATAATCGGCTTCGTTGGGGTGGGCATCATCATGTACGGTACCTTCAAGGGGGCCGAGGTGGCTATCCTCTACGGTCTCATCTTCGTGGCAGCGCTGGCCGTCTACTACCATGCCTACGGCAAGCAGCACGTCGATAAGGCCCCGGAATACTGA
- a CDS encoding aspartate aminotransferase family protein, which yields MGQALDSLLARDKESIGECMKIRLHPLAVAKGHGSILVDVEGRELVDFTANWSVASTGYSHPRIVEAISRQAAKNTFASYTSVVSEPTVALAERLIGKMPGDFEKKAWFGLSGSDANDCVAKLVPIAQRRSRIVSYFGAYHGQTGGSLSLSGHTAQARFVGSGAVVKVPYPYCYRCALGCERGSCSLECLDFLEKHVFASVCPPGDTAAIIIEPVQCDGGDVVPPGDYMTGLQRVCQEHRICLVLDEVKVGLGRTGRFFGFEHFGLEPDVVVLGKPLGSGLPISGVLARASILDAVPAGHLFTAGGCPMSAAAGLATLDVIEEEDLAGKARRLGEYLKGRLADMAADHPLIGDVRGLGMVLGVELVKDKVSKEPAAAETAKVCFRALEKGLVLFYVGVHSNVLEITPPLVMSEGEAEKGLEYLDEALADVEAGRVSDEEVAAWAGW from the coding sequence GTGGGCCAAGCCCTTGACAGCCTGCTGGCCCGGGACAAGGAGTCAATAGGGGAGTGCATGAAGATACGGCTACACCCGCTGGCCGTGGCCAAGGGGCACGGTTCTATACTGGTGGATGTTGAGGGGCGGGAGCTGGTGGACTTCACGGCCAACTGGTCCGTGGCTAGCACCGGGTATTCCCATCCCAGGATCGTGGAGGCCATATCCCGCCAGGCGGCCAAGAACACCTTCGCATCCTACACCAGCGTGGTCTCAGAGCCCACCGTGGCCTTGGCTGAACGCCTTATAGGCAAGATGCCCGGGGACTTTGAAAAAAAGGCATGGTTTGGGCTGTCGGGTTCTGACGCCAATGACTGTGTGGCCAAGCTGGTTCCCATCGCTCAGAGGCGAAGCAGGATTGTCTCGTATTTCGGCGCCTACCATGGGCAGACAGGGGGCTCCCTGTCCCTGTCGGGCCACACAGCTCAAGCCCGGTTCGTGGGCTCAGGAGCGGTAGTGAAGGTCCCGTACCCCTACTGTTACCGGTGCGCCCTGGGGTGCGAGAGGGGCAGTTGCTCCCTGGAATGCCTGGATTTCCTGGAGAAGCATGTTTTCGCCTCAGTCTGCCCCCCCGGTGACACAGCTGCCATCATCATCGAACCTGTACAGTGCGATGGCGGCGATGTGGTACCCCCAGGCGACTACATGACAGGCCTCCAGAGGGTGTGCCAGGAGCACCGCATATGCCTGGTCCTGGATGAGGTGAAGGTAGGCCTCGGCCGCACTGGGAGGTTCTTCGGCTTCGAGCACTTCGGCCTCGAACCTGACGTCGTGGTACTGGGGAAGCCCCTGGGTTCCGGCCTGCCCATCAGTGGTGTGCTGGCTCGCGCTTCTATCCTTGATGCAGTGCCCGCGGGCCATCTCTTCACCGCAGGCGGCTGCCCTATGAGCGCCGCGGCGGGGTTGGCCACCCTTGACGTGATAGAGGAGGAGGACCTGGCAGGCAAGGCAAGGCGCTTGGGCGAGTACCTCAAGGGAAGGCTCGCTGACATGGCCGCCGATCACCCCCTAATCGGGGATGTCAGGGGGCTGGGCATGGTCCTGGGAGTGGAGCTGGTCAAGGACAAGGTCTCGAAGGAACCGGCAGCCGCGGAGACCGCCAAGGTGTGCTTCCGGGCCCTTGAGAAGGGCTTAGTCCTCTTCTACGTGGGGGTGCACTCCAATGTGCTGGAGATTACGCCTCCCCTGGTGATGAGCGAAGGGGAGGCAGAGAAGGGGCTGGAGTACCTGGACGAAGCCCTGGCTGATGTGGAGGCAGGGCGCGTCAGCGACGAAGAGGTCGCAGCTTGGGCCGGGTGGTAA
- a CDS encoding amidohydrolase, giving the protein MTFEEIRAKAIELEPQVIAWRRQIHRRPEVHLDCAATAHMVAKELERMGYEVRRGLAKTGVVGLLRGAKEGPLAALRVDMDALPLQEETGLEFASEVDGVMHACGHDGHTAIGLGVAELLSFAGDLPGCVLLVFQPGEEYPGGASLMIQDGALDPLPGAVFGLHIFPGVPLGRIGLRYGNMTARNDEFLVDLVGTAGHGAYPHKAVDPFPALAAFINATQSIVSRNLDPFEPLVISLGEVSGGGGHNVIPAKISLKGIVRSLDDSARDLALRRMEEVLASLSSLHRVGHRLEVVPMEPPLACDPSLTRFTERTIKDLWGPGSVVLIDRPSLGVDDFAYFAKRVPATYMRLGTYSEEKGYVHPLHSSRFDFDEAILSRGVATLAAVIRRFLESKKGENE; this is encoded by the coding sequence TTGACATTCGAAGAGATCCGCGCTAAGGCAATTGAACTTGAGCCGCAGGTCATCGCCTGGAGGAGGCAGATCCACAGAAGACCTGAAGTCCACTTGGATTGCGCGGCTACAGCCCATATGGTGGCCAAAGAGCTGGAGAGGATGGGGTATGAGGTCAGGCGCGGTCTAGCCAAAACTGGGGTGGTTGGCCTCCTGAGGGGGGCCAAAGAAGGGCCCCTGGCTGCGTTGCGAGTTGACATGGACGCCCTGCCCCTTCAGGAGGAGACAGGCCTCGAATTTGCCTCCGAGGTTGATGGCGTCATGCACGCCTGTGGCCATGACGGCCATACCGCGATAGGTCTAGGGGTAGCGGAACTCCTGAGCTTCGCGGGGGACCTCCCCGGATGCGTACTCCTGGTTTTCCAGCCTGGAGAGGAGTACCCTGGAGGAGCCAGTCTCATGATCCAAGATGGCGCCCTGGATCCCCTCCCCGGGGCTGTTTTCGGCCTCCATATCTTCCCCGGTGTCCCCCTGGGGAGGATCGGGCTGAGGTACGGCAATATGACAGCCCGTAACGACGAATTCCTGGTGGACCTGGTGGGAACCGCCGGTCACGGCGCGTACCCCCATAAGGCTGTTGACCCTTTTCCTGCTTTGGCTGCCTTCATAAACGCGACGCAGTCCATCGTGTCAAGGAACCTTGACCCCTTCGAACCCCTGGTTATAAGCCTAGGGGAGGTTAGCGGTGGAGGGGGGCACAACGTCATACCTGCCAAGATATCCCTGAAGGGAATCGTGCGAAGCCTGGACGACAGCGCCCGGGACCTTGCCCTCAGACGCATGGAGGAGGTCTTGGCATCCCTTAGTTCCCTTCACAGGGTAGGGCATCGCCTGGAGGTGGTACCCATGGAGCCTCCCCTGGCCTGTGACCCCAGCCTTACGAGGTTTACCGAAAGGACCATCAAGGACCTGTGGGGCCCGGGATCAGTGGTGCTGATTGACCGGCCCTCCTTGGGAGTGGATGACTTTGCCTACTTCGCCAAGAGGGTCCCCGCGACCTACATGCGCCTGGGCACATACTCGGAGGAGAAGGGCTATGTCCATCCCCTGCACTCCTCCCGCTTTGACTTCGATGAGGCCATACTCTCCCGGGGTGTGGCCACCCTTGCGGCGGTGATCCGCAGGTTTCTGGAGTCTAAGAAGGGCGAAAACGAGTGA
- a CDS encoding glutamine synthetase family protein translates to MSKADILRIVEEQGIELVRFLYIDNDGVTRGYSAHRNSLEGDLDSGHAFARVMPVFSALDTLVPGSRYGCVGEVRGKPDLDTFRILPYAPGAAALICDFTDLNHKPLELCARSVLKRVLAGSPYRVNACYENEFYFMKTGDSGEVLPFDSSLCFATPGMNNTHEVVLEITRALESQGMVVEKHYPEYGPGQQELIIRYDEALRAADNQVFFKETVKGVASKHGIKASFMPKPFPGRAGSGAHLHVSLWDGDTNLFYDPARDFNLSEMARYFTGGVLKHIRGLCAFTASIVTSYKRLVPHNWASAYACYGPDNREAAVRVVSGQKGRENKTVNLEFKPIDGACNPYLALAALLVAGFDGIENRIDPGDPTLTDPHDLTGQEKEERGIRRLPETLAEAARALSEDPLFSEKMGDVLVEEYVLAKVFQWNEYNSQITPWEVQHYAEVF, encoded by the coding sequence GTGAGCAAGGCAGACATACTGAGGATCGTCGAGGAACAGGGCATCGAATTGGTTCGTTTCCTGTACATAGACAACGATGGAGTCACCAGGGGTTATTCCGCCCATAGAAACAGCCTTGAGGGCGACCTGGATTCGGGGCATGCCTTCGCCAGGGTCATGCCGGTCTTCAGCGCCCTTGACACCCTCGTCCCGGGCTCCAGGTACGGGTGTGTGGGGGAGGTCAGGGGCAAGCCGGACCTGGATACATTCAGGATCCTGCCCTACGCTCCCGGTGCAGCAGCCCTTATCTGCGACTTCACCGACTTGAACCACAAGCCCCTTGAACTGTGTGCCCGGTCCGTCCTCAAGAGGGTGCTTGCCGGGTCACCATACAGGGTCAACGCGTGCTACGAAAATGAGTTCTACTTCATGAAGACAGGTGATTCGGGAGAGGTCCTTCCCTTTGACAGCAGCCTGTGTTTCGCCACACCCGGCATGAACAACACCCACGAGGTGGTCTTGGAGATTACGAGGGCCCTGGAGAGCCAGGGAATGGTCGTGGAGAAGCACTACCCGGAATACGGGCCTGGGCAGCAGGAACTCATCATCCGCTACGACGAGGCCCTCAGGGCCGCCGACAACCAGGTGTTCTTCAAGGAGACAGTGAAAGGGGTGGCCAGCAAGCATGGCATTAAGGCCTCCTTCATGCCCAAGCCCTTCCCTGGCCGAGCTGGAAGCGGCGCTCACCTTCATGTAAGTCTCTGGGATGGCGACACAAACCTCTTCTACGACCCCGCCAGGGACTTCAACCTGAGTGAGATGGCTCGCTACTTCACCGGGGGGGTGCTGAAGCACATCCGGGGCCTGTGTGCCTTCACGGCCTCCATCGTGACCTCCTACAAGCGCCTGGTGCCCCACAACTGGGCTTCAGCCTACGCCTGCTACGGGCCGGACAACCGGGAGGCCGCGGTGAGGGTGGTCTCGGGGCAGAAGGGCCGGGAGAACAAGACCGTGAACCTTGAGTTCAAGCCCATCGACGGGGCATGCAATCCCTACCTGGCACTGGCAGCCCTCCTTGTAGCCGGGTTTGACGGCATTGAAAACCGCATAGACCCAGGCGATCCGACCCTCACTGACCCCCATGACTTGACGGGCCAGGAGAAGGAGGAGAGGGGCATCAGGCGCCTCCCGGAGACCCTGGCCGAGGCGGCCAGGGCGCTCAGCGAGGACCCGCTCTTCAGCGAGAAGATGGGTGATGTGCTGGTAGAGGAGTACGTCTTGGCAAAGGTGTTCCAGTGGAACGAGTACAACTCGCAGATAACGCCCTGGGAGGTACAGCACTACGCAGAGGTCTTCTGA